The Litchfieldia alkalitelluris genome has a window encoding:
- a CDS encoding reverse transcriptase domain-containing protein gives MVQQAIYQVIGGIIDPHFSESSFGFRPNRNQHQAMKQSIKYYKQGHRVVVDCDLKSYFDTINHQKLMEYLKVFIQDKVILQLIWKFLKSGILEDGLTKRTEFGAPQGGVLSPILSNIYLNQLDKELEKRGHKFVRFADDFCVYVKSERAGLRVLESITRYLEKELKLSVNRTKSKVGSPTKLKFLGFCIHSTSKGVGCRPHQSAKKRFKSKLNDLTKRNRPGKFEDIAKEINQVTVGWINYYGIGFMKRFIKEMAQWLNHRLRQLIWKRWKKIKTKYYQLKRLGIKHEEAWKVANDIGGFPEVKHYKKQLKSKRSPNGDLKTSTYYMSTDT, from the coding sequence ATGGTCCAACAGGCTATCTACCAAGTTATTGGTGGAATAATAGACCCACACTTCTCTGAATCAAGTTTTGGTTTCCGTCCTAATAGAAATCAACACCAAGCCATGAAACAATCCATCAAATACTATAAACAGGGACATAGAGTAGTGGTTGATTGCGATTTAAAAAGCTACTTCGATACCATTAATCATCAAAAATTAATGGAATACCTTAAGGTGTTCATCCAGGACAAAGTTATATTACAATTAATTTGGAAATTTCTTAAGAGCGGAATACTTGAAGATGGATTAACTAAGCGAACAGAATTTGGCGCTCCTCAAGGTGGTGTACTCTCACCGATTCTTAGTAATATTTACCTAAACCAATTAGATAAGGAACTGGAGAAACGGGGACACAAATTCGTTCGCTTTGCGGACGATTTTTGTGTTTACGTTAAAAGCGAACGTGCTGGTCTCCGAGTTCTGGAAAGCATTACTAGATATCTTGAGAAAGAGCTTAAATTGTCAGTTAACCGAACCAAAAGTAAAGTAGGTTCTCCCACTAAACTGAAATTCCTTGGTTTCTGTATTCACAGTACCTCCAAAGGAGTTGGGTGTAGACCCCATCAATCAGCAAAGAAAAGGTTTAAATCCAAACTAAATGACTTAACTAAGCGAAATCGTCCTGGAAAATTCGAGGATATCGCCAAAGAAATCAACCAGGTGACAGTTGGATGGATAAATTATTATGGAATCGGTTTTATGAAAAGGTTCATAAAGGAAATGGCACAGTGGTTAAACCATCGATTGAGACAGCTTATTTGGAAAAGATGGAAGAAAATCAAAACAAAATACTATCAACTTAAAAGATTAGGTATCAAACACGAGGAAGCCTGGAAAGTAGCAAATGATATTGGAGGGTTTCCAGAAGTGAAACACTACAAAAAGCAATTAAAATCAAAACGCTCACCAAATGGGGACTTAAAGACCTCAACCTATTATATGAGCACCGATACTTAA